One window from the genome of Amycolatopsis sp. NBC_01480 encodes:
- a CDS encoding Lrp/AsnC family transcriptional regulator, with protein sequence MITAIVLINLEADSIPEAAQAIADLDGVTEVYSCAGDVDLIATVRVKAHEDLADLVPGRIGKVGGVLDTVTHIAFRSYSRADTDSAFEIGVEGV encoded by the coding sequence GTGATCACGGCGATCGTGCTGATCAATCTAGAGGCCGACTCGATCCCGGAGGCCGCGCAGGCGATCGCGGACCTGGACGGGGTCACCGAGGTCTACTCCTGCGCCGGCGACGTCGACCTGATCGCCACCGTGCGGGTCAAGGCCCACGAGGACCTGGCCGACCTGGTCCCCGGCCGCATCGGCAAGGTCGGTGGGGTGCTGGACACCGTCACGCACATCGCGTTCCGCTCCTACTCGCGCGCGGACACCGACTCGGCGTTCGAGATCGGCGTCGAAGGCGTCTGA
- a CDS encoding DEDD exonuclease domain-containing protein: MDTGPRPGQAQLAFDELGTPLRDTTFVVFDLETTGTKPGPDGITEIGAVKVRAGQVLGEFATLVNPGAPIPPQIVELTGITQAMVYDAPRIERVLPAFLEFIAGAVLVAHNSGFDTSFMRAACEGHGYVWPRATVVCTVKLARRVIPREEAHSYRLSSLAMLLGARTRPTHRALDDARATVDVLHALLERVGNVGVHTLEELVDYLPEVTAAQRRKRHLAADLPARPGVYLFRGPRAEVLYVGTARDLRRRVRQYFTGSESRGRIREMVALAERVEAIECAHSLEAEIRELRLIAAHRPMYNRRSKNPHHAWWIGLTDEAFPRLSVVRLPRAGTLGPFRSQSDARTAADTLAGAAGLRTCTQRISAKSASGTPCVLFELGRCGAPCAGRQTVEEYSPGVAAARELIEGRDGSPLHTAAAQLERLSGGQHYEQAARHRDELADLVRAVGRAHRLAALASIAELIAANPDGNGGWELSVIRFGKLASAGVARRGVPPMPVVEQLVAAAETVLPGEGPLHGASGEEVGVLLRWLARPGVRLVRTTRPWAEPTAVAGWRGWLDLAAGARTLERVAG; encoded by the coding sequence ATGGACACCGGACCGCGGCCCGGCCAGGCGCAGCTGGCCTTCGACGAGCTCGGCACCCCGTTGCGGGACACCACGTTCGTCGTGTTCGACCTGGAGACCACCGGGACCAAGCCGGGGCCGGACGGGATCACCGAGATCGGCGCGGTCAAGGTGCGCGCCGGCCAGGTGCTGGGCGAGTTCGCCACGCTGGTCAACCCGGGCGCGCCGATCCCGCCGCAGATCGTGGAGCTGACCGGGATCACCCAGGCGATGGTCTACGACGCGCCGCGGATCGAGCGCGTGCTGCCCGCGTTCCTCGAGTTCATCGCCGGCGCCGTGCTGGTCGCGCACAACTCGGGCTTCGACACCAGCTTCATGCGGGCCGCCTGCGAGGGTCACGGTTACGTCTGGCCGCGCGCGACCGTGGTCTGCACGGTGAAGCTCGCCCGGCGCGTGATCCCGCGCGAGGAGGCGCACAGCTACCGGCTCTCGTCGCTGGCGATGCTGCTCGGCGCGCGCACCCGGCCCACGCACCGCGCGCTCGACGACGCCAGGGCCACTGTCGACGTGCTGCACGCGCTGCTGGAGCGGGTCGGCAACGTCGGTGTCCACACCCTCGAAGAACTTGTGGACTACCTGCCGGAGGTCACCGCCGCGCAGCGCCGCAAACGGCACCTGGCCGCCGATCTGCCCGCGCGCCCGGGCGTCTACCTGTTCCGCGGGCCGCGGGCCGAGGTGCTGTACGTCGGCACCGCGCGTGACCTGCGAAGGCGCGTGCGGCAGTACTTCACCGGGTCGGAGAGCCGCGGCCGGATCCGCGAAATGGTCGCGCTGGCCGAGCGCGTCGAGGCGATCGAGTGCGCCCACTCGCTGGAGGCCGAGATCCGCGAGCTGCGGCTGATCGCGGCGCACCGGCCGATGTACAACCGCCGCTCGAAGAACCCGCACCACGCCTGGTGGATCGGCCTGACCGACGAGGCCTTCCCGCGGCTGTCCGTGGTGCGCCTGCCGCGCGCGGGCACGCTCGGGCCGTTCCGCAGCCAGTCCGACGCGCGCACGGCGGCGGACACGCTCGCGGGCGCGGCCGGGCTGCGCACGTGCACCCAGCGCATCTCGGCGAAGTCGGCCTCGGGCACCCCATGTGTGCTGTTCGAGCTGGGACGGTGCGGGGCGCCGTGCGCGGGACGCCAGACCGTCGAGGAGTACTCCCCCGGCGTCGCGGCGGCCCGCGAGCTGATCGAAGGCCGCGACGGCAGCCCGCTGCACACCGCCGCCGCGCAGCTGGAACGGCTCTCCGGCGGGCAGCACTACGAGCAGGCCGCGCGCCACCGCGACGAGCTGGCGGACCTGGTCCGCGCCGTCGGCCGGGCCCATCGGCTGGCCGCGCTGGCGTCGATCGCCGAGCTGATCGCCGCCAACCCGGACGGGAACGGCGGCTGGGAGCTGTCGGTGATCCGGTTCGGCAAGCTCGCGTCCGCCGGGGTCGCGCGCCGGGGCGTGCCGCCGATGCCGGTCGTGGAGCAACTGGTCGCGGCCGCCGAGACGGTGCTGCCCGGCGAAGGGCCGCTGCACGGCGCGTCCGGCGAGGAGGTCGGCGTCCTGTTGCGCTGGCTGGCACGGCCCGGCGTCCGCTTGGTCCGCACCACCCGGCCCTGGGCCGAGCCCACGGCCGTCGCGGGCTGGCGCGGCTGGCTCGACCTCGCGGCGGGCGCCCGGACGCTGGAGCGGGTGGCGGGGTGA
- a CDS encoding NYN domain-containing protein, whose amino-acid sequence MQPQPVEPDETGDAVGPSAVPARAGEATVGTVGTVNTADAAGAADTVDAAGAPEPATWSALPDAVRERIAELAAAAVAKLPVADVPRQLRPVAKFAPAKRAKLGGTALLAALGDSAQFRTAVIEWLREHRTDVLDPNAAESVSAAAAAVLLGESGAAGRVRLVAKNAEETALRAERDAALARNQRLEAELAELRLELEQARGAAENVRGEREAEVEKLLRRLREQGVQLRQAKDAAEAARDEADRGGAARAVELEALNAQLGRERQRVATERARAERASADAEIARQSAREAREADEVRLALLIDTIDGAVSGLRRELALGDRGARPADMVRGVTSGLGPGGRIQDVPALDRHLALPNVHLIVDGYNVTKTGYPELALADQRDRLIHQLSALAARTAAEVTVVFDGAGVLSVPAAVPRGVRVLFSDRGVLADDVIRALVAAEPKGRPMVVATSDRAVADSVRAAGAHPAPSAVLVSRLGRV is encoded by the coding sequence ATGCAGCCACAGCCCGTGGAACCGGACGAAACCGGGGATGCCGTCGGCCCCTCGGCCGTCCCGGCGCGGGCCGGCGAGGCCACTGTTGGCACTGTGGGCACGGTAAACACGGCCGACGCCGCAGGCGCGGCGGACACTGTGGACGCGGCCGGCGCGCCCGAGCCCGCCACCTGGTCCGCGCTGCCGGACGCGGTGCGCGAGCGGATCGCCGAGCTGGCGGCCGCCGCCGTGGCCAAGCTGCCGGTGGCGGACGTGCCGCGGCAGCTCCGGCCGGTGGCGAAGTTCGCCCCCGCCAAGCGCGCGAAGCTGGGCGGCACGGCGCTGCTGGCGGCGCTGGGCGACTCGGCGCAGTTCCGCACCGCGGTGATCGAATGGCTGCGGGAGCACCGCACCGACGTGCTCGACCCGAACGCCGCCGAATCCGTCTCCGCCGCGGCGGCCGCGGTGCTGCTCGGCGAGTCCGGCGCGGCCGGGCGGGTCCGGCTGGTCGCCAAGAACGCCGAGGAGACCGCGCTGCGCGCCGAGCGTGACGCCGCGCTGGCCCGGAACCAGCGGCTGGAGGCCGAGCTGGCCGAGCTGCGGCTGGAGCTCGAACAGGCGCGCGGGGCCGCGGAGAACGTCCGTGGGGAGCGCGAGGCCGAGGTCGAGAAGCTGTTGCGCCGGCTGCGCGAACAAGGGGTGCAGCTGCGCCAGGCCAAGGACGCGGCCGAGGCGGCGCGGGACGAGGCCGACCGCGGGGGAGCGGCGCGGGCCGTGGAACTCGAGGCGCTGAACGCCCAGCTGGGCCGTGAGCGGCAGCGGGTGGCCACCGAGCGGGCCCGGGCCGAACGCGCGTCCGCGGACGCCGAGATCGCCCGTCAGTCCGCGCGCGAGGCCCGTGAGGCCGACGAGGTGCGGCTGGCGCTGCTGATCGACACGATCGACGGGGCGGTCAGCGGCCTGCGCCGGGAACTCGCCCTCGGCGACCGCGGCGCGCGGCCCGCGGACATGGTGCGCGGCGTGACCTCCGGGCTCGGGCCCGGCGGCCGGATCCAGGACGTCCCGGCGCTGGACCGGCACCTGGCGCTGCCGAACGTCCACTTGATCGTGGACGGCTACAACGTCACCAAGACCGGTTATCCCGAGCTGGCCCTGGCCGACCAGCGCGACCGGCTGATCCACCAGCTCTCCGCCCTCGCCGCCCGGACCGCGGCCGAGGTCACCGTGGTCTTCGACGGGGCGGGCGTGCTGTCCGTGCCCGCCGCCGTGCCCCGTGGCGTGCGGGTGCTGTTCTCCGACCGCGGCGTGCTGGCCGACGACGTGATCCGCGCGCTGGTCGCGGCGGAGCCGAAGGGCCGCCCGATGGTGGTGGCGACGTCCGACCGGGCGGTCGCCGACTCCGTGCGCGCGGCCGGGGCGCACCCGGCGCCGTCGGCCGTGCTGGTCAGCCGGCTCGGCCGGGTCTGA